The DNA segment TCTTCGCGCGGCCGACTGAAACGGGTTCGCCTCCCACCGCCCGCCCCGCTTACCGTTTACCTCCGGACGAGCAAGGAGGCGCGATGAAGGCGGCCATACTCCGAAACTACGGCGAGCCCCTGGAGCTGGTCGACCTCGACCTCGCGCCCCCGCAGGCGGGCGAGGTGCTCGTCTCCATCCGCTCGACGGGCGTCTGCCACTCCGACCTGTCGGTCGTGAGAGGAAAGCTCCCCTACCCCCTCCCGTGCGTGCTGGGTCACGAGGCCGCTGGGGTCGTGGAGGAGGTGGGTCCGGGCGTCACCGCGGTCCAGCCGGGCGACCACGTCGTCGTGATGTGGACCCCGATGTGCGGCGAGTGCTACTGGTGCCAGCGCGGCCAGCCCTACCTGTGTCCGGAGGGGCAGGTCCTGGGGATG comes from the Actinomycetota bacterium genome and includes:
- a CDS encoding alcohol dehydrogenase catalytic domain-containing protein produces the protein MKAAILRNYGEPLELVDLDLAPPQAGEVLVSIRSTGVCHSDLSVVRGKLPYPLPCVLGHEAAGVVEEVGPGVTAVQPGDHVVVMWTPMCGECYWCQRGQPYLCPEGQVLGMMDDGTTRLSHEGQTVFHGINAATFAERAVFRENSVVKIDKDIPMDVASVVGCGVLTGV